Below is a window of Flavobacteriales bacterium DNA.
AATTTTATGGCTTACTCCACCATAATAAAGGATTCTTTCTGTGGTAGTTGTTTTTCCAGCATCAATATGCGCTGCAATACCAATATTTCTTGTAAATGTTAAATCTCTTTTTGCCATTTTTATTAGAATCTAAAGTGAGAGAATGCTTTGTTGGCTTCAGCCATTCTGTGAGTATCTTGTTTTTTCTTGTATGCAGCTCCTTCCTCTTTGAAAGCGGCAACGATTTCAGCAGCCAACTTGTGACTCATGTTTTTATCGTTTCTTTTTCTTGCATAACCAATCATCCATTTCATTGCCATAGATAATTTACGGGCATCTCTAATTGGTTGAGGAATCTGAAAAGTTGCTCCACCTATTCTTCGGCTTCTAACCTCGACAGCTGGAGTTATATTTTGAACGGCTTTTCTCCATACGTCTAAGGCTGAAGTGTCTTCGACACGAGATTCAACAATCTCTAGAGCGTCATAGAATATTTTAAAAGCGGTTGATTTTTTACCATCATACATCATATTATTAACGAACTGTGTTACCATAGTATCGTTAAACTTAGCATCAGGCAATAATCTTCTTTTTTTAGCTGGACTTTTTCTCATTGTTCTATATACTTAAGCTAAAATTATTTTTTAGGTTGTTTAGTACCATACTTAGATCTTCTTTGAGTTCTGCCATCAACACCAGCAGTGTCTAAAGCTCCTCTCACAATGTGATAACGAACACCTGGCAAATCTTTTACCCTACCACCTCTAACAAGAACAATAGAGTGTTCTTGTAGATTGTGTCCTTCACCTCCAATATAGGCGTTCACTTCATTACCATTGGTCAACCTCACCCTAGCTACCTTTCTCATCGCTGAGTTTGGTTTTTTTGGTGTTGTTGTATAAACTCTTGTACAAACGC
It encodes the following:
- the rpsG gene encoding 30S ribosomal protein S7 gives rise to the protein MRKSPAKKRRLLPDAKFNDTMVTQFVNNMMYDGKKSTAFKIFYDALEIVESRVEDTSALDVWRKAVQNITPAVEVRSRRIGGATFQIPQPIRDARKLSMAMKWMIGYARKRNDKNMSHKLAAEIVAAFKEEGAAYKKKQDTHRMAEANKAFSHFRF
- the rpsL gene encoding 30S ribosomal protein S12, whose amino-acid sequence is MPTIQQLVRKGRTKITKKSKSIALASCPQRRGVCTRVYTTTPKKPNSAMRKVARVRLTNGNEVNAYIGGEGHNLQEHSIVLVRGGRVKDLPGVRYHIVRGALDTAGVDGRTQRRSKYGTKQPKK